The proteins below come from a single Chryseobacterium bernardetii genomic window:
- a CDS encoding YwqG family protein, whose amino-acid sequence MTKIDLRIQEIKDQIERPATEFFTGGFRPLNVLGESWIGRVFTYAEDEEIPLDKNGDPMMPLIQFYLPNQPFVPELIKDKKLITVFISQDFPETFEKMGDNWLIREYNNLEDIVIKDLQSPVSYLKPFPLRSQLYTNDAPLWDGGGIEDIDYNLISEIVKLEREGHFDSYFQIIKHCYSTKLGGYPSFCQPGIGFKDSFGKGFEFVFQVSSDGKANLNVIDSGSFMFAKNKETGEWSLYYDFY is encoded by the coding sequence ATAGAAAGACCTGCAACAGAATTTTTCACCGGTGGATTCAGACCTCTGAATGTTTTGGGAGAATCATGGATCGGACGCGTATTTACGTATGCTGAAGATGAAGAAATTCCTTTGGATAAAAATGGAGATCCGATGATGCCACTTATCCAGTTTTATCTTCCCAACCAGCCTTTTGTACCCGAACTGATAAAAGATAAAAAATTAATAACAGTATTTATCTCTCAGGATTTTCCGGAAACTTTTGAAAAAATGGGTGACAATTGGCTCATCAGGGAATACAATAATCTTGAAGATATTGTCATTAAAGATTTACAAAGTCCTGTTTCTTATTTAAAACCATTCCCACTGCGCTCTCAGCTATACACTAACGACGCACCTTTATGGGATGGCGGCGGAATTGAAGATATAGATTATAATTTGATTTCTGAAATTGTCAAACTTGAAAGAGAAGGACATTTCGACAGCTATTTTCAAATTATTAAGCATTGTTACAGCACTAAACTGGGTGGTTATCCCTCATTCTGCCAACCGGGTATCGGATTTAAGGACAGTTTTGGAAAAGGTTTTGAATTTGTTTTCCAGGTTTCTTCAGATGGCAAGGCTAATTTGAATGTGATTGACAGTGGCAGTTTTATGTTTGCCAAGAATAAAGAGACCGGAGAATGGAGCTTGTATTATGATTTTTATTAA
- a CDS encoding malate dehydrogenase, translating into MKVTVVGAGAVGASCAEYIAMKNFCSEVVLVDIKEGFAEGKAMDLMQTASLNGFDTKITGTTGDYSKTAGSHVAVITSGIPRKPGMTREELIGINAGIVKDVTENLVKHSPEVIIIVVSNPMDTMAYLVHKTSGLPKHKIIGMGGALDSARFKYRLAEALEAPISDVDGMVIAAHSDTGMLPLLSKATRNGVPVTEFLNDEQQKYVIEETKVGGATLTKLLGTSAWYAPGAAVSVMVQAIACDQKKMIPCSLMLEGEYGQNDICLGVPAIIGANGVESIVNVTLTAEEQLKFAEAANAVREVNGDLKF; encoded by the coding sequence ATGAAAGTAACTGTAGTAGGTGCAGGCGCTGTAGGAGCAAGCTGTGCAGAATACATCGCAATGAAGAACTTCTGTTCAGAAGTAGTTTTGGTAGATATTAAAGAAGGGTTTGCTGAAGGTAAGGCAATGGATTTGATGCAGACAGCATCGCTTAACGGATTCGATACAAAAATTACCGGAACAACAGGAGATTACAGCAAAACTGCAGGTTCTCATGTAGCCGTAATCACTTCAGGGATTCCTAGAAAACCTGGAATGACAAGAGAAGAACTAATCGGTATCAATGCAGGTATCGTGAAAGACGTTACTGAAAACTTAGTAAAACATTCTCCGGAAGTAATCATCATTGTGGTTTCTAACCCAATGGATACAATGGCTTATTTAGTACACAAAACTTCAGGTCTTCCTAAACACAAAATCATCGGAATGGGTGGTGCGCTAGACTCTGCAAGATTTAAATACAGATTGGCTGAAGCATTAGAAGCTCCAATTTCTGATGTAGACGGTATGGTAATCGCTGCCCACAGTGATACAGGTATGCTTCCATTATTGAGCAAAGCTACAAGAAATGGTGTTCCTGTAACTGAGTTCTTAAACGATGAACAGCAAAAATATGTAATCGAAGAAACTAAAGTTGGAGGTGCTACTCTTACTAAGCTATTAGGAACTTCTGCCTGGTATGCACCAGGTGCAGCTGTTTCTGTAATGGTTCAGGCTATTGCTTGTGACCAGAAGAAAATGATCCCTTGTTCATTAATGCTTGAAGGTGAATACGGTCAAAATGATATCTGCCTGGGTGTTCCTGCCATCATCGGAGCAAACGGAGTAGAATCAATTGTAAACGTAACGCTGACTGCTGAAGAGCAATTGAAATTCGCTGAAGCTGCTAATGCAGTAAGAGAAGTGAATGGAGATCTTAAATTCTAA
- a CDS encoding biliverdin-producing heme oxygenase, which produces MVSEYLKQNTADYHDAAEKLFNSEKIFNKTFTLEDYKKIIHTNYLMLLHSEDKIFGSLSAKYGDKLQLAERKKLSLIEKDLESLALKNQPASHQLEFENEHEALGAMYVIEGSTLGGNVIAKQLSKTEGFDAVTFNFFGCYQENTGPMWKNFKEVLDTEVAEEKYDEVLSGAKKLYTFLLNVN; this is translated from the coding sequence ATGGTATCAGAATATCTAAAACAAAATACAGCAGACTATCACGATGCAGCGGAGAAGCTTTTTAATTCTGAAAAGATTTTTAATAAAACCTTCACGTTAGAAGATTATAAAAAGATCATCCATACCAATTATCTGATGCTTCTTCACAGTGAAGATAAAATATTCGGCAGCCTTTCTGCTAAGTATGGTGATAAACTTCAGCTTGCAGAAAGAAAGAAGCTTTCTCTTATAGAAAAAGATCTTGAAAGCCTTGCTTTGAAAAACCAGCCGGCATCCCACCAACTTGAATTTGAAAATGAACATGAAGCTCTGGGAGCAATGTATGTGATTGAAGGCTCCACACTGGGTGGAAATGTGATTGCTAAACAGCTTTCTAAAACGGAAGGTTTTGATGCTGTTACTTTTAACTTTTTCGGATGTTACCAGGAGAATACAGGGCCTATGTGGAAGAATTTTAAGGAGGTCCTGGATACTGAAGTAGCAGAGGAGAAGTATGATGAGGTGCTTTCCGGTGCGAAAAAGCTGTATACCTTTTTGCTGAATGTCAACTAA
- a CDS encoding ATP-binding protein, with amino-acid sequence MNFVECHEEPIHIPGSIQSFGYLIGIDAVSHSITFFSRNISDIFEIGNLEGVFGSKLTDFPESFQNIIDSDIYTSLERYTRRENETYFDKIFIDKKEYHFSVFRSSGSIFLEFEEVLINPDKRISNKYDNFYVIDDEQELWNHLLETLSKVVNYDRTMVYKFMMDGSGKVIAEKKNEEMESFLGLHYPESDIPKQARELYLKKRKRIFSNVYEETVPIISKTIKNIDLSLAASRAMSPVHGQYLKNSGVSSSFSVSIIIDNHLWGLVTCQNVAPKHIDLEDRVQAGIFTALAANAYSSFKSKNELNYRLELNERISQLKTKFLKHNNLFDSLLESKKEIMSLPEADGLAIVSDENIIIEGEAPTAGCISRIVNWTLENTSDRIYVNRSFLKNHGEELELSENAAGIIIYFIERDKNEMLIWFRKEFDEHIDWAGNPEKKIGVFSQNGKDRQMISPRTSFRIFTENIKGHSKRWNSRNVSAVQAVRDLILETSHKNYNAIKRLNDELKKVNEELDSFSYTISHDLGTPLTVMKLNAQMLLGNLADGSEKSKTKINTIIEEIDSMAEMMQDVLQLSRAKHSEIQLETLKTNNTIQKISDNAKITYGSPKSEITIKECPDVLADKTMLHQVFLNIINNAVKYSSHKEKPKVEIEGTEDGQTIVYRISDNGIGIPEEEKHKMFKIFNRMDNAKKFKGNGVGLSIVHRIMKRIGGNIDYESNKEGTSFILTFKKPYI; translated from the coding sequence ATGAATTTTGTAGAATGTCACGAAGAACCTATCCATATTCCAGGCTCTATTCAAAGTTTTGGTTATCTGATTGGCATTGATGCAGTATCTCATTCCATTACTTTTTTCAGCAGGAATATATCGGATATTTTTGAAATCGGAAACCTGGAAGGGGTATTTGGTAGTAAGCTTACGGATTTCCCGGAAAGTTTTCAGAATATTATTGATTCGGATATTTATACTTCCCTGGAACGTTACACCAGACGGGAGAATGAAACGTATTTTGATAAGATTTTTATTGATAAAAAAGAATATCATTTTTCTGTTTTCAGAAGCAGCGGATCTATTTTTCTGGAGTTTGAGGAAGTTTTAATTAATCCTGATAAGCGGATTTCCAATAAATATGATAACTTTTATGTGATTGATGATGAACAGGAACTTTGGAATCATCTTCTGGAAACGCTTTCTAAGGTCGTAAATTATGACCGCACCATGGTTTACAAGTTTATGATGGATGGCTCCGGAAAGGTGATTGCCGAGAAGAAGAATGAAGAAATGGAAAGTTTTCTCGGGCTTCATTATCCTGAATCTGATATTCCGAAGCAGGCAAGAGAACTTTATCTGAAAAAAAGAAAAAGAATCTTCAGTAATGTTTACGAAGAAACCGTCCCAATTATCAGTAAAACCATTAAAAATATTGACCTGAGCCTTGCGGCATCACGGGCTATGTCTCCCGTTCATGGTCAGTATCTTAAAAATTCAGGAGTCTCTTCCAGCTTCAGTGTGTCAATTATTATTGATAACCATCTTTGGGGCTTAGTGACCTGTCAGAATGTGGCACCTAAACATATTGACCTTGAAGACAGGGTACAGGCAGGGATTTTTACAGCATTGGCTGCCAATGCCTATTCCTCTTTTAAATCCAAAAATGAACTGAATTATCGTCTTGAGCTGAATGAAAGAATTTCTCAGCTTAAAACGAAATTTTTAAAACATAATAACCTGTTTGATTCTCTCCTGGAAAGTAAAAAAGAGATCATGAGTTTGCCGGAAGCAGACGGTCTTGCCATTGTTTCTGATGAAAATATAATTATTGAAGGTGAAGCTCCAACAGCCGGTTGCATCAGCAGGATTGTAAACTGGACACTGGAAAATACTAGTGACAGAATTTATGTGAATAGAAGTTTCCTTAAAAACCACGGTGAGGAACTGGAACTGTCTGAAAATGCAGCCGGAATTATCATTTATTTCATTGAAAGGGATAAAAATGAGATGCTGATCTGGTTCCGTAAAGAATTTGATGAGCATATTGACTGGGCTGGAAATCCGGAAAAGAAAATAGGTGTATTTTCCCAAAACGGAAAAGACAGGCAAATGATTTCCCCAAGAACTTCATTCCGCATTTTTACAGAAAATATTAAAGGGCATTCCAAAAGATGGAATTCAAGAAATGTGAGCGCAGTACAGGCTGTGAGAGATCTTATTTTGGAAACATCCCATAAGAATTATAATGCGATTAAAAGGCTTAATGATGAGCTTAAAAAGGTAAATGAGGAACTCGACAGTTTTTCTTACACCATTTCTCACGATCTGGGAACTCCTTTAACCGTTATGAAACTGAATGCCCAGATGCTTTTGGGAAATCTTGCTGATGGTTCTGAGAAAAGTAAAACAAAGATCAATACCATTATTGAGGAAATCGACAGTATGGCTGAAATGATGCAGGATGTATTACAGCTCAGCCGGGCAAAGCATAGCGAGATACAGCTTGAAACTTTGAAAACGAATAATACGATTCAAAAGATCTCAGACAATGCGAAGATCACCTATGGAAGTCCAAAAAGTGAAATTACCATTAAGGAATGCCCGGATGTATTGGCAGATAAAACAATGCTCCATCAGGTATTCCTGAATATCATCAATAATGCAGTAAAATATTCTTCTCATAAGGAGAAGCCTAAGGTGGAAATTGAGGGAACGGAAGATGGACAAACTATTGTGTACAGGATTTCAGACAACGGAATTGGTATTCCTGAAGAGGAAAAACACAAGATGTTTAAAATTTTTAACAGGATGGATAATGCGAAGAAGTTCAAAGGGAATGGAGTAGGCTTGTCTATTGTTCACCGCATCATGAAGAGAATAGGCGGAAATATAGATTATGAGAGTAATAAAGAGGGTACTTCATTCATTTTAACGTTCAAAAAGCCTTACATTTGA
- a CDS encoding linear amide C-N hydrolase, translated as MKKFPLILFSLVLSIGLWNPSEACTRVVYKGPQNTILTARSMDWRDEIPANLWVFPKGIDRNGQTGPKSVKWTSKYGSIISSSWDIASADGMNEKGLVANMLWLGESQYPKFDPKGGKKGIAISLWAQYYLDNFSTVKEAVEFSRKEPFVIVSDYIPGTERFTTIHLSISDASGDNAVFEYINGKLVIHHDPSYTVMTNSPIFDEQLALNNYWKGIPGTVMLPGTNRAADRFVRASYYIDAIPKTADTRTAVASVFSVIRNCSVPYGISSPTEPNISSTRWRSVSDQKNLVYYFETVFTPNTFWVDLKDFDLSTKGKVMKLDLSNYQTYNGKANASFKETPSFKFLGLE; from the coding sequence ATGAAAAAGTTCCCATTAATTTTATTTTCTCTTGTTCTTTCCATAGGATTATGGAATCCGTCAGAAGCGTGTACCCGTGTTGTCTACAAAGGCCCGCAAAATACGATTCTTACAGCCCGATCTATGGACTGGCGTGATGAGATTCCTGCCAATCTTTGGGTTTTTCCAAAAGGAATAGACCGCAATGGCCAAACAGGTCCTAAATCTGTAAAATGGACTTCTAAATACGGAAGCATCATCAGTTCCAGTTGGGATATAGCTTCTGCTGACGGAATGAATGAAAAAGGACTGGTAGCGAATATGCTATGGTTAGGAGAGTCTCAATATCCTAAATTTGATCCTAAAGGAGGAAAAAAAGGCATTGCCATCTCTTTATGGGCACAATATTACCTTGATAACTTCTCCACTGTAAAAGAAGCCGTAGAATTTTCAAGAAAAGAACCATTCGTGATTGTAAGTGATTATATCCCGGGTACAGAAAGATTTACAACGATTCACCTTTCCATTTCCGATGCTTCAGGAGACAACGCGGTCTTTGAGTACATTAACGGAAAGCTTGTGATTCATCATGATCCGTCTTACACAGTAATGACCAATTCTCCTATTTTCGATGAACAGCTTGCTCTTAACAATTACTGGAAAGGCATTCCGGGAACAGTGATGCTTCCGGGAACCAACCGTGCTGCTGATCGTTTCGTAAGAGCTTCTTACTATATTGATGCCATTCCGAAAACGGCTGACACCCGTACTGCTGTAGCCAGCGTATTCAGTGTCATCAGAAACTGCTCTGTTCCATACGGAATTTCTTCCCCTACTGAACCTAATATATCTTCAACCAGATGGCGTTCTGTTTCGGATCAGAAGAATCTGGTATATTATTTTGAAACTGTTTTTACTCCCAATACATTCTGGGTAGATCTTAAAGATTTTGACCTGAGTACAAAAGGCAAAGTAATGAAACTGGATTTAAGTAATTACCAAACCTATAACGGTAAAGCAAATGCCAGTTTCAAAGAAACTCCATCTTTCAAATTCTTAGGTTTAGAATAA
- a CDS encoding porin, with amino-acid sequence MAFFSLKKRSLILCVLMGWFSANAQIQDSLQTTPKPQEEDVKYPQLQIKGLFQARYLVGMSKDVDVNGLHHSDGSGTDNNFMLKYMRVQVRAQISKRTEVVVLANLADFKNDPKSRVLENAYLKYTFNPKLAITVGQFRPWFGIEETYPIDIIKSLDWSNQYTEFGKLGWTSFQIGMSATGQLQLGEIPFQYAVSVVNGNGKNQINDNDNGKQYSTRLVFGLSKKYNFNVGLNGGIGEVFSKKVYALGVDLSSLIQFDPKWSLDMQLEAKQATNHVLYNSIAPEIRPDNPDQYLIRGVYFLPNLRYEINHKNLSAFELSCRYEYLDTNFRMASNPRQTITPMVGLEFLKNYGARIQLGVQFDRYKYQVENTNQYNNNLFIVQVQSRF; translated from the coding sequence ATGGCCTTTTTTTCATTAAAAAAGAGAAGCTTGATCCTGTGCGTACTTATGGGCTGGTTTTCAGCGAATGCACAGATACAGGATTCTCTACAGACCACACCAAAACCACAGGAAGAAGATGTAAAATATCCCCAGCTTCAGATCAAAGGCCTTTTCCAGGCGCGTTATCTGGTAGGGATGAGCAAGGATGTTGATGTAAATGGCCTTCATCATTCTGACGGATCAGGAACCGATAATAATTTCATGCTGAAATACATGAGGGTTCAGGTAAGAGCACAGATCAGTAAACGTACAGAAGTTGTAGTACTGGCGAACCTTGCTGATTTTAAAAATGATCCTAAAAGCAGAGTGCTTGAAAATGCTTACCTTAAATATACTTTCAATCCAAAATTAGCGATCACGGTTGGGCAGTTCAGGCCATGGTTCGGCATTGAAGAGACTTATCCTATTGATATTATTAAATCTTTAGACTGGTCTAATCAGTATACGGAATTCGGAAAACTAGGCTGGACAAGCTTTCAGATCGGAATGTCTGCTACAGGACAGCTTCAGCTGGGAGAAATTCCTTTCCAATATGCAGTTTCAGTGGTCAACGGAAACGGAAAGAATCAGATCAATGATAATGATAACGGAAAACAGTATTCTACCCGTCTTGTCTTCGGATTATCTAAAAAATACAATTTCAATGTAGGCCTGAATGGGGGTATCGGGGAAGTTTTCAGTAAAAAAGTATATGCACTGGGAGTAGACCTGAGTTCACTGATTCAGTTTGATCCTAAATGGAGCCTCGATATGCAACTGGAGGCTAAACAGGCAACCAACCATGTCCTGTACAACTCTATCGCTCCTGAAATAAGACCTGATAATCCGGATCAGTATCTGATTCGCGGGGTTTATTTCCTTCCGAATCTGAGATATGAGATCAACCACAAAAACCTCAGTGCTTTCGAGCTGTCCTGCCGGTATGAATATCTGGATACCAACTTCAGAATGGCATCCAATCCAAGACAGACCATTACCCCAATGGTTGGGCTTGAGTTCCTTAAAAACTATGGGGCAAGAATTCAGCTGGGTGTGCAGTTTGACCGCTACAAATATCAGGTAGAAAACACCAATCAATACAATAATAACCTGTTCATTGTGCAGGTACAGAGCAGATTTTAA
- a CDS encoding anion permease, whose product MKEINIKNVAITFVVALIIWFIPAPEGVTQNAWHLFAIFAATILGIILKAAPMGTMCMMAIGFTALTQVVAPGDAGKSITKALSGFGDKVIWLIGISFFIARGFIKTGLGNRIAFLFIRVFGKSSLGLAYGLGLADVCLAPAIPSNTARGGGIIYPIMKSMAISFDSVPEKPETHRKLGSFLTLNSYYMNLIASSMFLTGTASNPMCQKFAANLGIDITWMSWAAAGFVPGLVAFFVVPLVLYKLYPPELKKTGDAPKMATQKLKEMGPISRNEWLMLLAFFILLFLWIFGGALSIDATTTAFIGLTLLLLTSVLTWEDVKGEKGAWDTIVWFAVLVMMASSLNELGFIGWFSNLIKVQIGGLSWQVAFPVIIIVYFFSHYIFASATAHVAAMYAALLGVGVSLGIPPMLLAMMLGFMGSIYGVLTHYGHGPAPVFFGSGYVDLKVWWLRGLEIGIVLLIIYMVVGGLWMKVLGYY is encoded by the coding sequence ATGAAAGAAATTAATATCAAAAACGTTGCGATCACATTTGTCGTTGCGTTAATCATCTGGTTCATCCCGGCACCCGAAGGGGTTACCCAGAATGCATGGCACTTGTTTGCCATTTTTGCAGCAACTATTTTAGGAATTATTCTAAAAGCCGCACCTATGGGAACGATGTGTATGATGGCGATCGGATTTACAGCCCTTACACAAGTTGTAGCTCCCGGAGATGCAGGAAAATCAATTACCAAAGCACTTTCCGGGTTTGGAGATAAAGTGATCTGGCTGATCGGGATTTCATTCTTTATTGCCAGAGGATTTATAAAAACAGGACTTGGAAACCGTATTGCTTTTTTATTTATCAGGGTTTTCGGTAAAAGTTCATTGGGGTTAGCTTACGGATTAGGGCTGGCAGACGTATGCCTGGCTCCTGCTATTCCAAGTAATACCGCAAGAGGCGGAGGAATTATCTACCCCATCATGAAATCTATGGCCATAAGTTTTGATTCCGTTCCTGAGAAACCGGAAACCCATAGAAAACTGGGTTCATTCTTAACATTGAACAGTTACTATATGAACCTCATCGCTTCTTCTATGTTCTTAACCGGAACGGCAAGCAACCCGATGTGTCAGAAGTTTGCAGCCAACCTTGGAATTGATATCACATGGATGTCATGGGCCGCAGCAGGTTTCGTTCCCGGATTAGTAGCATTCTTTGTAGTTCCTTTGGTTCTATATAAATTATATCCGCCTGAGCTGAAAAAAACCGGAGATGCACCGAAAATGGCTACCCAGAAGCTAAAAGAAATGGGACCTATTTCCAGAAATGAATGGTTAATGCTTTTAGCTTTCTTTATCCTTTTATTCCTCTGGATCTTCGGAGGAGCACTTTCTATTGATGCCACTACTACGGCATTCATCGGATTAACTTTATTGTTATTAACCTCAGTATTAACCTGGGAAGATGTAAAAGGTGAAAAAGGAGCCTGGGACACTATCGTCTGGTTCGCTGTTTTAGTAATGATGGCAAGTTCATTAAATGAACTAGGCTTCATTGGATGGTTCAGTAACCTTATCAAAGTTCAGATCGGTGGATTGAGCTGGCAGGTAGCTTTTCCGGTTATTATCATAGTCTATTTCTTCAGTCATTATATTTTCGCCAGTGCCACTGCTCACGTAGCGGCTATGTATGCAGCTCTTTTGGGAGTTGGTGTTTCTTTAGGAATTCCACCTATGCTTTTAGCCATGATGCTTGGTTTCATGGGGTCAATTTATGGGGTGCTTACTCACTATGGACACGGTCCGGCACCGGTATTCTTCGGCAGCGGCTATGTAGATCTGAAAGTCTGGTGGCTTCGAGGCCTTGAAATAGGAATTGTGCTTTTAATCATCTATATGGTTGTAGGAGGTCTATGGATGAAAGTTTTAGGATATTATTAA
- a CDS encoding succinate dehydrogenase cytochrome b subunit — MLSTLSRKMLMCLTGLFLGFFLLIHFLGNLQLFLPQEQAHLQFNAYSHFLSGNIIIKIVSYILYASIILHAVDGLVITLKNKKSGGSYQSDRRGRASKWASRNMGILGTIILIFLVIHFQNFWYVYKFGNPPLDENGNKDLYILVVTVFKEWWYVVVYVLSMIALCYHLIHGLYSSVRTLGLYHPKFVKWVKIAGTAYSVIISLGFALMPVYVFFTYH, encoded by the coding sequence ATGTTATCAACATTGTCAAGAAAAATGCTGATGTGCCTTACAGGACTCTTTTTGGGATTCTTCCTGTTGATTCATTTCCTTGGAAATCTTCAGCTTTTTCTCCCTCAGGAGCAGGCTCACCTTCAATTCAATGCCTATTCGCATTTTTTATCAGGAAATATCATTATCAAAATAGTTTCTTACATTTTGTATGCAAGTATCATTCTTCATGCTGTAGATGGGCTGGTAATCACCCTGAAAAATAAAAAATCCGGCGGCAGTTACCAGTCGGACAGACGTGGAAGAGCCAGCAAATGGGCATCCAGAAATATGGGTATCCTTGGAACTATCATCCTGATATTTCTGGTAATTCATTTTCAGAACTTCTGGTATGTTTATAAATTCGGAAATCCACCTTTGGATGAAAATGGAAATAAAGACTTGTATATTTTGGTGGTAACCGTATTTAAAGAATGGTGGTATGTAGTAGTTTATGTTCTTTCTATGATCGCTTTATGCTATCACCTGATCCACGGATTGTACAGCTCTGTGAGAACACTTGGATTATACCATCCAAAGTTTGTGAAATGGGTTAAAATTGCCGGAACGGCTTACTCTGTCATTATCAGTTTAGGTTTTGCCCTGATGCCTGTTTATGTATTCTTTACCTATCATTAA